A genomic segment from Rickettsia endosymbiont of Lasioglossum villosulum encodes:
- a CDS encoding CADD family putative folate metabolism protein, with product MKFLEQLNTDLKQYNLLNHPFYQLWNMGKLSHSTLQTYAKEYYHHVAAFPRYISAIHSKCSDIETRQILLGNLIEEEQGDENHPELWKRFAEGLGCSRSSFTLEPELNSTKKLVQGYFKLTEKSFAEGLGALYAYERQTPEVSDSKIQGLKKFYGISDYKTLQFFTVHSEIDQWHTQECANLIEDLDAKEQKLTYQGAIEGAKLLWQFLDGMNIVSK from the coding sequence GTGAAATTTTTAGAACAGCTCAATACAGATCTTAAACAATATAATCTTTTAAATCACCCATTTTATCAATTATGGAATATGGGAAAACTTAGTCATTCTACTTTACAAACTTATGCAAAAGAATATTATCATCATGTTGCAGCTTTTCCACGCTATATAAGTGCAATACATTCTAAATGTAGTGATATAGAAACTAGACAGATATTACTTGGTAATCTTATAGAAGAAGAACAAGGAGACGAAAATCATCCGGAATTATGGAAACGTTTTGCTGAAGGGTTAGGTTGTTCAAGAAGCAGTTTTACTTTAGAACCTGAACTAAACTCAACCAAAAAACTTGTTCAAGGTTATTTTAAATTAACAGAAAAATCTTTTGCTGAAGGTCTTGGTGCTCTTTATGCTTATGAGCGTCAAACTCCGGAAGTATCTGACTCCAAAATTCAAGGATTAAAAAAATTCTATGGAATTTCAGATTACAAAACATTACAATTTTTCACTGTTCATAGCGAAATTGATCAATGGCATACTCAAGAATGTGCAAACTTGATTGAGGATTTAGACGCAAAGGAACAAAAATTAACATATCAAGGAGCAATAGAAGGAGCAAAATTGCTATGGCAATTTCTTGATGGCATGAATATTGTATCTAAATAA
- a CDS encoding dihydrofolate reductase, which yields MACDPTGIIGLKGQMPWSYPKEFEYFYQIVKNNIIVMGHKTFDSLPSKILQNCICIVFSKNIPTQFFDNGVFFVKSLDEFWEVIKLFSDKKIFMVGGAEIATFFLKQNLIDEFLLTKINKDYEGDTFFPLDLLEGWDSMMIDKTNDYKIYKFTKH from the coding sequence ATGGCATGCGATCCTACCGGAATAATAGGTCTGAAAGGTCAAATGCCTTGGTCTTACCCTAAAGAATTTGAGTATTTTTATCAAATAGTGAAAAATAATATTATAGTCATGGGGCATAAAACCTTTGACTCATTGCCTTCTAAAATCTTGCAAAACTGTATTTGTATTGTCTTTTCAAAAAATATACCTACTCAATTTTTCGATAATGGCGTGTTTTTTGTGAAATCTTTGGATGAGTTTTGGGAAGTGATAAAGCTTTTTAGCGATAAAAAAATTTTTATGGTTGGAGGTGCAGAAATAGCTACTTTTTTTCTAAAACAAAATCTTATCGATGAGTTTCTACTAACAAAGATAAATAAAGACTACGAAGGTGATACTTTTTTCCCTCTTGATCTTTTAGAGGGTTGGGATTCAATGATGATCGATAAAACAAACGATTATAAAATTTACAAATTTACTAAACATTAA
- a CDS encoding dihydroneopterin aldolase codes for MEKLITWIHLGCGSEEKHHAQAVEINIKLIFATPPLATQTDNIDDTICYAETVRLIQKICQENRFNLIEYLAARIYDIIYHDLIKTKSEKVFLKVTVTKLKSPVSGVHGGVSFSYSGKNSI; via the coding sequence ATTGAAAAATTAATAACTTGGATACATCTTGGTTGCGGCTCTGAAGAAAAACACCATGCTCAAGCTGTAGAAATTAATATAAAACTAATTTTCGCTACTCCTCCACTAGCTACTCAAACTGATAATATCGATGATACCATTTGCTATGCAGAAACTGTAAGACTGATACAAAAGATTTGTCAGGAGAATCGCTTTAATCTTATCGAATATTTAGCAGCCCGAATATATGATATTATTTATCATGATCTTATCAAAACTAAATCAGAAAAAGTTTTTTTAAAGGTAACTGTTACTAAATTAAAATCACCAGTTTCAGGAGTACATGGCGGGGTCTCTTTTTCTTACTCAGGGAAAAATAGTATATGA
- the recF gene encoding DNA replication/repair protein RecF (All proteins in this family for which functions are known are DNA-binding proteins that assist the filamentation of RecA onto DNA for the initiation of recombination or recombinational repair.), with translation MKNIFLHSLIVENYRNFKNLELKTDNIPITIIGENGSGKTNILEAISLFYPGRGLRSARLADICRESEDHCSVRALLQSKLGLAEFSTQIKRISNRRTTEYNNSKIANNELSKFTSMVWLTPQMEGIFTSGTSDRRKFFDRIVYNFDPKHAELVSKYEHYMQERNKILAEDMWDNNWLKTIEEKMADTSIYIANNRLKTLEFMQQAIDELENEFPKAELSIDGMVEQKILNGEEDVVGFIAAELHKTRDKDKLLGRTSFGVHKSDFLVKHKYKNILAKFCSTGEQKAILIAIILAEMNYAIKLTKTAPILLLDEVFVHLDDRRRNYLTEFFISINLQLWVTATDLKGIEEFGNKSQLIKL, from the coding sequence ATGAAAAATATTTTCTTACATTCTTTAATAGTTGAGAATTATCGTAATTTCAAAAATCTCGAGCTAAAAACCGATAACATTCCAATAACTATTATTGGTGAAAATGGCAGTGGTAAAACTAATATCTTAGAAGCAATATCGCTTTTCTATCCAGGTAGAGGTTTAAGATCAGCAAGGCTTGCTGATATATGTAGAGAGTCAGAAGATCATTGCTCTGTTAGGGCTTTATTGCAAAGTAAGCTTGGGCTTGCAGAGTTTAGCACACAAATCAAACGCATATCCAATAGAAGAACAACCGAATATAATAATTCTAAGATCGCCAATAATGAGTTAAGTAAATTTACCAGTATGGTATGGCTTACTCCTCAAATGGAAGGGATTTTTACAAGTGGTACTAGTGATAGAAGAAAATTTTTTGACCGAATAGTTTATAATTTTGATCCAAAACATGCAGAATTAGTTAGTAAATATGAACATTATATGCAGGAGCGGAATAAAATTCTAGCTGAAGATATGTGGGATAATAATTGGCTTAAAACTATTGAAGAAAAAATGGCTGACACTTCAATCTACATTGCTAATAATCGTCTCAAAACTTTAGAGTTTATGCAGCAAGCAATTGATGAACTTGAAAACGAATTCCCAAAAGCTGAGTTATCAATTGATGGCATGGTAGAGCAGAAAATATTAAACGGCGAAGAAGATGTTGTTGGTTTTATTGCAGCAGAGCTTCATAAAACAAGAGATAAAGACAAATTACTTGGTCGCACCAGCTTTGGAGTCCATAAAAGTGATTTTTTGGTTAAGCATAAATATAAGAATATCTTGGCAAAATTTTGCTCTACTGGTGAGCAGAAAGCTATTTTAATTGCAATAATACTTGCCGAGATGAATTATGCTATAAAGTTAACTAAAACAGCTCCTATTTTGCTTTTAGATGAGGTATTTGTTCATTTAGATGATAGAAGACGAAACTATTTAACCGAATTTTTTATAAGCATCAATCTACAATTATGGGTCACAGCCACCGATTTAAAAGGAATAGAAGAGTTTGGAAATAAATCTCAGTTGATTAAATTATAG
- a CDS encoding NAD-glutamate dehydrogenase: MTPKTPLLDSGRLNCQIPNHKAKILELSKKQESNSLYVEFIEKFLSYIPIDYDFENKQKLFFDFADEAFNFFKYREKGERKISITNTVIENDPAINVLILLDNKPHIVDFIVCLLKNKALQTKFLLHPVIKCTRDSKGNLEKILENSAAEKKSESILHLTILGNFDDSAANLLTKAINDRLDELEESHNSLPNMQAKLQDLSKNIIDNEKLNSVEAKEFLSWLQNDNLILLGTIDFEVNSTKLSNKIGTTKIWQEVKDEIEDIVKCSASPLYQNQLIILGKINSASLIHTDNLIDYILVKKFDSFGEYISGSIIFGIYNSNMYYHSISNIPILRQKFNFVIGKAGFALSGYNADKLKILMESLPREALIQIDQGDLYCMCLHMLSSMMSKKLKLFIQYDWSSSFLNIIIFLPRERLTSEIHNMIDCYLAEKFGSKILSNYITEVVGSFSYLFVTLEAQDKHKINFEAEKIQQDLDRISRCWSEDFYLKLSKKFGEYQAGINFKLFDNIFPADYRQKFSPEIALTDIEYLTEASRNQRRMFNLIATGESEFYLKIYSPGVSLALSNILPPIENLGFSAIDEQSFVIKEVGEIKESWIYNFILTSVVPVKDNIQELKINVEEALDKMVLGMLANDSLSKLIVLVGFNWKQVKLVKALTRYLHQTGFSYGKGYVQLTLLKHPEYTKKLVNLFDIKFNPKHLDHDFKDIKKQLNDYLLKVEVSSEDKVLRSMLGILEAVTRTNYYQPNKHYFSFKFDSSKVPHLPQPIPFAEIFVYSRSFEGVHLRGGPVSRGGLRWSDRAEDYRYEVLRLMKAQMTKNSVIVPVGSKGGFYLHFTDEGMSRDEYMAKVVECYKNFLRGLLDITDNIVDGKVVHPQDIIIYDKEDPYLVVAADKGTASFSDYANSVSREYNYWLDDAFASGGSAGYDHKKMAITSKGAWISVTNHFKTLGIDVQKDPITVTGIGDMSGDVFGNGMLRSKAIKLVAAFNHKHIFIDPSPDPLTSFNERLRLFNLKGSNWSDYDSKLISKGGGIFERSSKSVKLSPEIKKLLDVNDSEISPEELIKAILKAEVDLLWNGGIGTYIKAKTENHLEIGDKANDNLRCNGEEIRAKVVAEGGNVGVSQRGRVEYAKKGGRINTDFIDNSAGVDCSDHEVNIKVAFSNSVASGKVTLDERNKLLIDMTKQVEELVLEDNYKQTEAITIMQLSPTLTVSIFSQFIDILEEEKILVRENEFLPTSEELNRRAINGEVLTHPELCLLLSYSKRSASHELRNSTFSHDKYFDSYLVNYFPKIMQEKFREEILSHPLKHEIIKTVVINKIVNQLGGPLISITKRETGAPLCDIIRSYTIICEIFELDDIWEKVSNLATNIDYNIKIDMFTEITKLMRRGISWVIKNLKHPINISKTIEEFKKPAQNLREVVGNLLAGEAKIKFEEKLNYYVSNGIDKSFAKDILTFDSLISVFDIIHVTKQVSGNDEEMAKAYFTIGNMFSLDWLRKTCDRQLNDSYWRRLGLQSLKDDLYDKQRRLLIKIINKSQTTIDLDLWIDNNKSLIKNFLDFIKEIKSQEVIDLNVIILVNKKFEIFLQKLE; this comes from the coding sequence ATGACGCCAAAAACACCTCTTTTAGATTCCGGTCGGTTAAACTGTCAAATACCAAACCATAAAGCTAAAATTTTAGAACTTAGCAAAAAACAGGAGTCAAATTCTTTATATGTCGAATTTATTGAAAAATTTTTAAGTTATATTCCTATTGATTATGATTTTGAGAATAAACAAAAACTATTTTTTGATTTTGCCGATGAAGCTTTTAACTTTTTTAAGTATAGAGAAAAAGGCGAGAGGAAAATATCAATAACAAATACTGTTATTGAAAACGATCCAGCAATAAATGTGTTAATATTGCTTGATAATAAACCGCATATTGTTGATTTTATCGTATGTCTTCTTAAGAATAAAGCACTGCAAACTAAATTTTTGTTGCATCCGGTAATAAAATGTACTCGTGATAGTAAAGGCAACCTAGAAAAAATACTAGAAAATTCAGCCGCAGAAAAAAAATCAGAATCTATATTACATTTAACAATCCTCGGAAATTTTGATGATAGTGCAGCTAATTTACTAACAAAAGCTATAAATGATAGGCTAGATGAGCTTGAGGAAAGCCATAATTCCTTGCCAAATATGCAGGCAAAGCTCCAAGATTTATCTAAAAATATAATCGATAATGAGAAACTGAATTCCGTAGAGGCTAAAGAATTTTTAAGTTGGTTACAAAATGATAATTTAATTTTATTAGGTACTATTGATTTTGAAGTAAATTCTACAAAATTAAGTAATAAGATTGGGACAACAAAAATATGGCAAGAAGTAAAAGATGAGATTGAAGACATTGTAAAATGTTCCGCTAGCCCATTATATCAAAACCAGCTAATAATACTTGGTAAAATAAATAGTGCCTCGCTTATTCATACAGATAATTTAATTGATTATATTTTAGTAAAGAAATTTGACTCTTTTGGTGAATATATTTCAGGAAGTATAATTTTTGGTATATATAACTCAAATATGTATTACCATTCAATAAGTAATATCCCAATTCTTAGGCAGAAATTTAACTTCGTAATAGGGAAAGCTGGTTTTGCATTGTCTGGTTATAATGCTGATAAGTTAAAAATTTTAATGGAGTCCTTACCTCGTGAAGCTTTAATTCAAATTGATCAAGGTGATTTATATTGCATGTGCTTACATATGCTTTCTAGTATGATGAGTAAGAAGCTTAAATTATTCATTCAATATGATTGGTCGAGTTCTTTTTTAAATATTATAATTTTCTTACCTAGAGAGCGTCTAACTTCTGAAATACATAACATGATAGATTGTTATTTAGCTGAGAAATTCGGCAGTAAAATCCTATCTAACTATATCACTGAAGTAGTAGGCAGCTTTTCTTATCTTTTTGTCACCCTTGAAGCACAAGATAAGCATAAAATAAATTTTGAAGCGGAAAAAATTCAGCAAGATTTAGATCGTATTTCTAGATGTTGGAGTGAAGATTTTTATTTGAAACTTTCTAAAAAATTTGGTGAATATCAAGCAGGAATTAATTTTAAATTATTTGATAATATTTTTCCTGCTGATTATAGGCAAAAATTTTCTCCTGAAATAGCTTTAACAGATATTGAATATTTAACTGAAGCAAGTAGGAATCAAAGACGCATGTTTAATTTGATTGCTACAGGTGAATCAGAATTTTATCTAAAAATATATAGTCCAGGAGTAAGTCTTGCTCTTTCTAATATATTACCACCAATAGAAAATTTAGGCTTTAGTGCAATCGACGAACAGAGCTTTGTAATTAAAGAAGTCGGTGAGATTAAAGAAAGCTGGATATATAATTTTATTTTAACTTCCGTAGTACCAGTAAAAGATAATATTCAAGAGCTAAAAATAAATGTTGAAGAAGCCTTAGACAAAATGGTTCTTGGCATGCTTGCTAATGACTCTTTAAGTAAATTAATAGTACTTGTCGGTTTTAACTGGAAGCAAGTTAAACTAGTCAAAGCTCTAACAAGATATTTACATCAAACAGGTTTTAGTTACGGCAAGGGTTATGTGCAATTGACACTTCTTAAACATCCTGAATATACGAAAAAATTAGTAAATCTATTTGATATAAAATTTAACCCTAAACATCTCGATCACGACTTCAAAGATATCAAAAAACAATTAAATGATTATTTATTAAAAGTTGAAGTAAGTAGTGAGGATAAAGTACTGCGTAGTATGCTTGGTATTCTTGAGGCTGTTACTAGAACAAATTACTATCAACCTAACAAACATTATTTTTCATTTAAGTTCGATTCCTCTAAAGTCCCCCATTTACCTCAACCGATCCCATTTGCTGAAATATTTGTTTATTCAAGAAGTTTTGAAGGAGTACATTTAAGAGGTGGTCCTGTATCACGTGGAGGACTTAGATGGTCAGATAGAGCAGAAGATTATAGATATGAAGTGCTTAGGCTTATGAAAGCACAAATGACTAAAAATTCTGTTATAGTACCTGTTGGTTCTAAGGGCGGTTTTTATCTTCACTTTACTGATGAGGGAATGAGTCGTGATGAATATATGGCAAAGGTCGTTGAGTGTTATAAGAATTTCCTTAGAGGTTTACTAGATATTACCGATAACATAGTTGATGGCAAGGTAGTACACCCTCAAGATATCATTATTTACGATAAGGAAGACCCATATTTAGTAGTTGCTGCCGATAAAGGAACAGCTTCATTTTCAGATTATGCTAATAGTGTTTCCAGAGAATATAATTATTGGCTTGATGACGCTTTTGCTTCAGGCGGTTCTGCCGGTTACGACCATAAGAAAATGGCTATTACCTCTAAAGGTGCTTGGATTTCAGTAACTAATCATTTCAAGACTTTAGGTATAGATGTACAGAAAGACCCTATCACTGTCACAGGGATAGGCGATATGTCTGGTGACGTGTTCGGTAATGGGATGCTTCGCTCGAAAGCTATTAAGCTAGTTGCTGCTTTTAACCATAAGCACATATTCATTGACCCAAGCCCTGATCCTTTAACAAGCTTTAATGAGCGTTTACGTCTATTTAATTTAAAAGGTTCTAACTGGTCTGATTATGATAGTAAGCTGATTTCTAAAGGCGGCGGGATATTTGAGCGTAGTAGCAAGTCGGTAAAATTATCACCGGAAATTAAAAAATTACTCGATGTAAATGATAGTGAAATATCACCTGAAGAGCTAATTAAAGCTATTTTAAAAGCTGAAGTTGATTTGCTATGGAATGGCGGTATAGGCACTTACATTAAAGCGAAAACAGAGAATCATTTAGAGATCGGCGATAAAGCGAACGATAATTTAAGATGTAATGGTGAAGAAATTAGAGCAAAGGTTGTTGCGGAAGGCGGAAATGTCGGTGTATCGCAACGAGGCAGAGTTGAGTATGCCAAAAAAGGTGGACGCATCAATACCGACTTTATTGATAATTCAGCAGGTGTTGATTGTTCTGACCATGAAGTAAATATTAAAGTTGCTTTTAGTAATTCTGTTGCTTCCGGTAAGGTTACTTTAGATGAGCGTAACAAGCTGTTAATTGATATGACAAAGCAAGTTGAAGAATTGGTTTTAGAGGATAATTATAAGCAAACCGAAGCAATAACGATTATGCAGTTATCGCCTACCTTAACAGTCAGTATATTCAGTCAGTTTATAGATATTTTAGAAGAAGAAAAAATATTAGTACGTGAGAATGAATTTTTACCAACTTCCGAAGAATTAAACAGAAGAGCCATAAACGGGGAAGTATTAACTCATCCTGAACTTTGCTTATTACTTTCATATAGTAAAAGATCGGCTTCTCATGAATTACGTAACTCAACCTTTTCTCATGATAAATATTTCGATTCTTATCTTGTAAATTATTTTCCTAAAATAATGCAAGAGAAGTTTCGTGAAGAAATTTTATCTCATCCTCTTAAGCATGAAATTATTAAAACTGTTGTAATAAATAAAATAGTTAATCAGCTTGGTGGACCACTTATTAGCATAACAAAACGTGAAACTGGTGCTCCTCTTTGCGACATAATAAGATCATATACTATTATTTGTGAAATTTTTGAACTTGATGATATATGGGAAAAGGTAAGCAATCTAGCTACTAATATCGATTATAACATTAAGATTGATATGTTTACTGAGATAACAAAATTAATGCGTCGTGGTATTTCTTGGGTTATCAAAAATTTAAAACATCCAATTAATATTAGTAAAACCATAGAAGAGTTTAAAAAACCTGCACAGAATCTAAGAGAAGTAGTAGGTAATTTACTAGCCGGAGAAGCAAAAATAAAGTTTGAAGAAAAGTTAAACTATTATGTAAGTAACGGAATAGACAAATCATTTGCTAAAGATATTCTTACCTTTGATAGTTTGATTTCGGTATTTGATATAATACATGTAACGAAACAAGTATCAGGTAATGATGAAGAAATGGCAAAAGCTTATTTTACAATCGGTAATATGTTTAGTTTAGACTGGTTACGTAAAACTTGTGATAGACAATTAAACGATTCATATTGGCGTCGTTTGGGTCTACAATCCTTAAAAGATGACTTATATGACAAACAACGTAGATTATTAATAAAAATTATTAATAAATCTCAAACAACTATTGATTTAGATTTATGGATTGATAATAATAAAAGTTTAATTAAGAATTTTCTTGATTTTATTAAAGAAATTAAATCTCAGGAAGTTATAGACTTAAATGTAATAATTTTAGTAAATAAAAAATTCGAAATATTTTTACAAAAACTTGAATAA
- the mnmE gene encoding tRNA uridine-5-carboxymethylaminomethyl(34) synthesis GTPase MnmE — protein sequence METIFAQSSSFGKAGVAVFRVSGAKSLEVLKLLTGKSNFKPRFMYYQKLTSPESNDLIDNAMVVYFKAPNSFTGEDVVEIHTHGSKAISIMLTNALLNIPSVRLAEAGEFTKRAFLNNKFDLTAAEGIADLINAETIMQHKQAIRQAGGALEELYNSWRSQLLRIISLLEAYIDFPDEDIPESVLKDVTNTHKTLINTISEYLNDNRKGELLRSGLKLAIIGPPNAGKSSLLNFLMRRDIAIVSNIAGTTRDIIEGHLDIGGYPIILQDTAGIRGESNDVIEQEGIKRAIDSAKKADIKIVMFDAETLDSTVNEDITGLIDENTIVIINKIDLIPENRIFNIENKYRCLKVSIKNNIALPSILKNIEEIAENMAGFTETPYITNERHRHHLKQALAYLKDFNLDNDLVLATEDIRMTMRRIGAITGIIDVEEILGEIFKNFCIGK from the coding sequence ATGGAAACGATATTTGCACAAAGCTCTAGCTTTGGTAAAGCAGGGGTAGCAGTTTTTAGAGTTTCTGGAGCTAAAAGTTTAGAAGTTTTAAAGTTACTAACTGGTAAATCTAATTTTAAACCACGCTTTATGTATTACCAAAAACTTACTTCCCCAGAAAGCAATGACTTAATCGATAATGCTATGGTTGTTTATTTCAAAGCACCTAATAGCTTTACCGGCGAAGATGTGGTAGAAATTCATACGCACGGTAGTAAAGCCATCTCTATAATGCTTACGAATGCTTTACTGAATATACCTAGTGTTCGTTTGGCAGAAGCAGGGGAATTCACTAAAAGAGCTTTTCTAAATAATAAATTCGATTTAACTGCAGCAGAGGGCATTGCCGATTTAATTAATGCTGAAACAATTATGCAACATAAACAGGCAATTAGGCAAGCAGGGGGAGCACTTGAAGAGCTATATAATAGCTGGCGAAGTCAATTGCTGCGGATTATATCTTTACTTGAGGCATATATAGATTTTCCTGATGAAGATATACCGGAAAGTGTATTAAAAGATGTTACAAATACTCATAAAACACTTATAAACACAATATCCGAATATCTTAATGATAACAGAAAAGGGGAGTTGCTCCGAAGTGGATTAAAGCTTGCAATTATAGGACCACCAAATGCTGGCAAGTCTAGCCTACTTAATTTCCTGATGCGAAGAGATATTGCAATTGTCTCAAATATAGCAGGTACTACTAGAGATATAATTGAGGGGCATTTGGATATAGGCGGATACCCTATTATTTTGCAAGATACAGCAGGTATAAGAGGCGAAAGCAATGATGTTATAGAACAAGAGGGGATAAAGAGGGCAATAGATTCAGCAAAAAAAGCCGATATTAAAATTGTGATGTTCGATGCTGAGACTTTAGACTCTACAGTCAATGAAGATATAACAGGTTTGATTGATGAAAATACTATTGTAATAATAAACAAAATTGACCTTATTCCCGAAAATAGAATATTTAATATAGAAAATAAATATAGATGCTTAAAGGTTTCAATTAAAAACAATATAGCTTTACCAAGTATATTAAAAAACATTGAAGAAATTGCTGAAAATATGGCAGGTTTTACTGAAACGCCTTATATAACAAATGAACGCCATCGCCATCACCTTAAGCAAGCTCTTGCCTATCTAAAAGATTTTAACCTTGATAATGATTTAGTTCTAGCAACTGAAGATATCAGAATGACTATGCGTAGAATAGGTGCTATTACAGGCATTATTGATGTTGAAGAAATCCTCGGCGAGATATTTAAGAATTTCTGTATAGGGAAGTGA
- a CDS encoding DUF5394 family protein produces MTQDYPADDTKKIAEQIKDALMGISDSLVLESTEVEELFEELSQNEDFEYEIEQILAILNEQTMDLTQLQSQIILLIRKYLGKTKNLKLKMLKMDEKLISKNISEVSNYLMHQHSKIVRDANKNLANPKDKLQGLTKQARIDLKRLIKSFAVYQIYMFMNPKRIAGETKLMNFAYNFIRGGMKLAQKYEGGKPRDIKSYSPKLIKKLERARAGFKKSGGISI; encoded by the coding sequence ATGACTCAAGATTATCCAGCTGATGATACAAAAAAAATTGCTGAGCAAATAAAAGATGCTTTAATGGGTATTAGCGACTCGCTTGTACTTGAAAGCACAGAAGTAGAAGAGCTTTTTGAGGAGTTGAGCCAAAATGAAGATTTTGAATATGAGATAGAGCAGATACTTGCTATCTTAAATGAACAAACTATGGATTTAACTCAACTCCAATCACAAATTATTTTATTGATCCGCAAATATTTAGGTAAAACTAAAAATCTAAAGCTTAAAATGCTGAAGATGGATGAAAAACTTATCAGTAAAAATATTTCCGAAGTCAGTAACTATTTAATGCATCAACATTCCAAAATTGTTAGAGATGCTAATAAAAACCTTGCAAACCCGAAAGATAAATTACAAGGCTTAACTAAGCAGGCAAGAATAGACCTAAAGCGTTTGATCAAAAGTTTTGCTGTTTATCAGATTTATATGTTTATGAATCCGAAAAGGATAGCCGGTGAGACAAAATTAATGAACTTTGCCTATAATTTTATTAGAGGTGGAATGAAATTAGCCCAAAAATATGAGGGTGGAAAGCCAAGAGATATCAAATCATATTCCCCTAAACTTATTAAAAAGCTTGAAAGAGCTCGTGCCGGTTTTAAAAAAAGCGGCGGTATTTCAATTTAA
- the folP gene encoding dihydropteroate synthase — MIYISIGSNSGNRFLNIRRALNLLKSYGFVLLRQSIIFETQAILPPNADSSWDKPYFNMVVQGTTALLPNALLTVLKKIEQQIGRKDNYDKWCPRVIDLDILLWDNYYIDLPDLKIPHSQLLNRPFLIHLIASLSIECRYICPDNNLYNDKTFAEIAHLIENQGVIRSLILNPQFVGILNITPDSFSDGGLSFHKEDAVKNFVHLMDAGSSMIDLGAQSTRPSAFMISEDEEYTRLDSVLEELKGVIEKTEALISIDSFSPEVIKRILKKYPVHCINLVKTNLDNDTLRLIADYNCKIVIMHSLTVPPQKQQCLDFDKSPIISLNIWAEQEIVKLEKCGFDRKDIIFDPGIGFGKSVYQNLHILQNIQEFKKLGCEILVGHSRKSYISAFYNSIAKERDLETIAISKYLAENVVNYLRVHNVEDHQRFFAAKQIVKTSV, encoded by the coding sequence ATGATTTATATTTCTATAGGCAGTAATTCAGGCAACAGATTTTTAAATATTAGAAGAGCTCTAAATTTACTCAAAAGCTATGGTTTTGTACTACTTAGGCAATCTATTATTTTTGAGACGCAAGCTATTCTACCACCTAACGCAGATAGTAGTTGGGATAAGCCATATTTTAACATGGTGGTACAAGGTACTACTGCTTTATTGCCCAATGCATTGCTAACTGTGCTTAAAAAGATTGAACAGCAAATAGGCAGAAAAGACAATTATGATAAATGGTGTCCACGAGTTATTGATCTAGATATTTTACTTTGGGATAATTATTATATAGATTTACCAGATTTAAAAATACCTCATTCCCAATTATTAAATAGACCGTTTCTTATTCATCTTATTGCAAGCTTGAGCATAGAATGCCGTTATATTTGCCCTGATAATAACCTCTATAACGATAAAACTTTTGCAGAAATAGCCCATTTAATCGAAAATCAAGGGGTTATACGCTCGCTTATTTTAAATCCTCAATTTGTTGGTATTTTAAATATTACTCCTGATTCTTTTTCTGATGGAGGTTTGAGTTTTCATAAGGAAGATGCCGTTAAGAATTTTGTACATTTAATGGATGCAGGATCTAGTATGATCGATCTTGGTGCTCAGTCAACACGTCCCTCTGCTTTTATGATTAGTGAGGATGAAGAATATACTAGGCTTGATAGTGTTCTTGAAGAGCTAAAAGGAGTTATAGAAAAAACAGAAGCCCTTATTAGTATCGATAGTTTTTCACCTGAAGTGATAAAACGAATTCTAAAAAAATATCCCGTTCATTGTATTAACTTAGTTAAAACTAATTTAGATAATGATACATTACGATTAATTGCAGATTATAATTGTAAAATTGTTATTATGCATTCGCTAACCGTTCCGCCACAAAAACAGCAATGTCTTGATTTTGATAAATCTCCGATTATTAGCTTAAATATATGGGCAGAGCAAGAAATAGTAAAATTAGAAAAATGTGGATTTGATAGAAAAGATATAATTTTTGATCCTGGTATAGGTTTTGGAAAGTCTGTTTACCAAAATTTACATATACTACAAAATATTCAAGAATTTAAAAAATTAGGATGTGAGATATTAGTTGGTCACTCAAGAAAATCTTATATTTCTGCTTTCTATAATTCTATCGCAAAAGAAAGAGATTTAGAAACAATAGCAATATCAAAATATTTAGCTGAAAATGTGGTCAACTATTTACGAGTGCATAATGTTGAAGATCATCAAAGATTTTTCGCAGCAAAGCAAATAGTTAAAACGTCAGTATAG